In one Mycoplasmopsis canis PG 14 genomic region, the following are encoded:
- a CDS encoding energy-coupling factor transporter ATPase yields the protein MQIKINNLKHVFNKNSPWEFLALDGINLNIKDGEYIGVIGATGSGKTTLIEHFNGLLRATNGNIEWDFIKDNIQQKFIYGETKSKFKIKDLRKKIGIVFQFAEYQLFKNTIKEDIAFGPIAFGVPKDEAYKIARECLLEVGLSEDYLERSPFELSGGQKRRVAIAGILAMNPDFMVFDEPTAGLDPVGVKDILDILTNLHKSGKTIINVTHDLDHVLERAERVIMLKKGKIVADNNAYDVLSDIHFLRENHLQPPQLLDFVLELREKGINVPKVRNIEELAHFLNNEVLTKEGK from the coding sequence ATGCAAATAAAAATCAATAATTTGAAACATGTTTTTAATAAAAACTCTCCTTGAGAATTCCTTGCTCTTGATGGTATTAACTTAAATATTAAAGATGGGGAATATATAGGTGTAATAGGAGCGACAGGTTCAGGTAAAACCACATTAATTGAACACTTTAACGGTCTTCTTAGAGCTACTAACGGAAATATTGAATGAGATTTTATTAAAGATAATATTCAACAAAAGTTTATTTATGGCGAAACTAAAAGTAAATTTAAAATTAAAGATTTAAGAAAAAAAATAGGGATTGTTTTTCAATTCGCTGAATATCAGCTATTTAAGAATACAATTAAAGAAGATATAGCTTTTGGACCAATTGCATTCGGAGTACCTAAAGATGAAGCTTACAAAATCGCAAGAGAATGTCTGCTAGAAGTAGGTTTATCTGAAGACTATCTCGAAAGAAGTCCTTTTGAATTATCAGGGGGACAAAAACGTAGAGTTGCTATTGCTGGTATTCTTGCAATGAATCCTGATTTTATGGTATTTGATGAACCTACTGCTGGTTTAGATCCTGTCGGGGTTAAAGATATATTAGATATACTAACTAATTTACATAAATCTGGTAAAACTATCATAAATGTAACTCACGATCTTGATCATGTTTTGGAAAGAGCTGAAAGAGTTATAATGCTTAAAAAAGGTAAAATTGTTGCTGATAATAATGCTTATGATGTTTTAAGTGATATTCATTTTTTGAGAGAAAATCACTTGCAACCACCTCAACTTTTAGATTTTGTTTTAGAATTAAGAGAAAAAGGTATCAATGTTCCTAAAGTAAGAAATATTGAAGAATTAGCGCATTTTTTAAATAATGAAGTATTAACGAAGGAAGGTAAATAA
- a CDS encoding DNA topoisomerase IV subunit A, giving the protein MSKLIKEKIEKIVEETLEKTMSERFEKYAKYVIQQRALPDVRDGLKPVQRRILYSMFGLGLDSDKPYKKSARVVGDVIGKYHPHGDSSVYEAMVNMSQWWKMNSPILDMHGNIGSIDDDPAAQMRYTEVRLSKVAHYMIGDIKKKTTLFVPNFDDSETEPIVLPSLYPNLLVNGAMGIAVGMATNMLPHNLNEIIDASIQKIKDPNITLTKIMKYIKGPDFPTGGIIYGNKGIVEGFETGNNSAKAKIRLFSKYKISENSQNKFIEITEIPYGIVKSSLVYSIDLLIQNKTISGLVEVRDQSDRNGINILLTLEKNVNEKSVLTYLFEKTKLQNTYNYNNVVIINGRPRIANLMMLLYSYVSQVKDVKTKTLQFDLEKAKLRLEIVLGLIKVSEITDEVIKVIRNAEGSKAGVVIALMQHFDFTENQAIAIAELRLYKLSKTDKIALLNEKGELENTIKRYELLLSDDNEFNNFIIEELKLIKKLFGWERKTQIVESEFDLSYDETDLIKDESTYIAISKLGYVKRFSERIAEANSLSTYTLKEDDSLIYFNKTNTMKTLLVFTSLGNYIQIPIYKINETKWKDLGSKLSDIAEFKINEKVVSIIEVTNWSENVFVILGTKQGLFKKVKLSDFKIQRLNKSYTAIGIANDDELINATLSNGLLNIVIITESGLASMYTETDVAIYSPKAKGNKGVYLSLNDKVAGFTVVNSADIVNIVSSSGKLKQIKSSEILPIPKNIKGKKIFDSKLNGTIKDVHINKDDKIIALNGNNQCLIEKISDYTNNKISSKIIDLEIPQLLEISFLKVWTDETIEFKNMFTAEVRKEEEEVFALSEQTLEESSRKLEELLKKINGGK; this is encoded by the coding sequence ATGAGTAAACTAATTAAAGAAAAAATTGAAAAGATTGTTGAAGAAACTCTTGAAAAGACAATGTCTGAGCGTTTTGAAAAATATGCAAAATATGTCATCCAACAAAGAGCATTACCTGATGTTAGAGATGGTTTAAAACCAGTTCAAAGGCGTATTTTATATTCAATGTTTGGTTTAGGCCTAGATAGTGATAAACCATACAAAAAATCAGCTCGTGTTGTTGGTGATGTAATTGGTAAGTATCACCCCCATGGTGACTCTTCAGTTTATGAAGCAATGGTTAATATGTCTCAATGGTGAAAGATGAACTCACCAATTTTGGATATGCACGGAAATATAGGTTCAATAGATGATGACCCTGCTGCTCAAATGAGATATACTGAAGTTAGATTATCAAAAGTTGCTCATTACATGATAGGTGATATAAAGAAAAAGACAACTTTATTTGTTCCAAACTTTGATGATTCAGAAACTGAACCAATTGTATTGCCTTCTTTATATCCTAACTTACTCGTTAATGGTGCTATGGGTATAGCGGTAGGTATGGCAACAAATATGTTACCTCATAATTTAAACGAAATAATTGATGCATCTATTCAAAAAATAAAAGATCCTAATATAACATTAACAAAAATTATGAAGTATATAAAAGGTCCTGATTTTCCAACCGGTGGAATAATATACGGAAATAAAGGAATCGTAGAAGGATTTGAAACAGGGAATAATTCTGCGAAAGCAAAAATAAGACTTTTTAGTAAATATAAAATTTCTGAAAACTCACAAAATAAATTTATTGAGATAACAGAAATACCATATGGTATAGTAAAATCTTCTTTAGTATATTCAATTGATTTATTAATACAAAACAAAACGATTTCTGGTTTAGTTGAAGTTAGAGATCAATCAGACAGAAATGGAATTAATATCCTTCTTACATTAGAAAAAAATGTAAATGAAAAAAGTGTTTTAACTTATCTATTTGAAAAGACTAAGCTACAGAACACTTATAACTATAATAATGTTGTAATTATTAACGGTAGGCCAAGAATTGCTAATTTAATGATGTTACTATATAGTTATGTAAGTCAAGTTAAAGATGTTAAAACAAAAACTTTACAATTTGACTTAGAAAAAGCTAAGCTAAGGTTAGAAATTGTTTTAGGTCTTATAAAAGTTTCAGAGATAACTGATGAAGTTATTAAAGTCATAAGAAACGCAGAAGGTTCAAAAGCAGGGGTTGTTATTGCTTTAATGCAACACTTTGATTTTACAGAAAACCAAGCAATAGCAATTGCTGAATTAAGATTATACAAATTAAGCAAGACTGATAAAATTGCCTTGCTAAATGAAAAGGGTGAATTAGAAAATACAATAAAACGTTATGAATTACTTTTAAGTGATGATAATGAATTCAATAATTTTATAATTGAAGAACTTAAATTAATTAAAAAACTTTTTGGTTGAGAAAGAAAAACTCAAATTGTAGAATCAGAATTTGATTTATCTTATGATGAAACAGATTTAATAAAAGATGAATCAACTTATATCGCTATAAGTAAATTGGGTTATGTCAAAAGATTTTCAGAGAGAATTGCTGAAGCGAATTCACTATCTACATATACTTTAAAAGAAGATGATTCTCTTATTTATTTCAATAAAACAAACACAATGAAAACATTACTTGTTTTTACTAGTTTAGGAAATTATATACAAATACCTATTTACAAAATAAATGAAACAAAGTGAAAAGATTTAGGTTCTAAATTAAGCGATATTGCTGAATTTAAAATAAATGAAAAAGTTGTTTCTATTATTGAAGTTACAAATTGAAGCGAAAATGTCTTTGTTATCTTAGGAACAAAACAAGGATTATTTAAAAAAGTTAAACTTAGCGACTTTAAGATACAAAGATTAAATAAAAGTTATACAGCTATAGGCATTGCTAATGATGATGAATTAATTAACGCTACTTTAAGTAATGGGTTATTGAATATTGTTATTATAACCGAGTCGGGTCTTGCATCTATGTATACCGAAACAGATGTAGCAATTTATTCGCCAAAAGCTAAAGGAAATAAAGGTGTTTATTTATCGTTAAATGACAAAGTTGCTGGATTTACTGTAGTAAATTCCGCTGATATCGTTAATATTGTTTCTTCATCAGGTAAATTAAAACAAATTAAATCATCAGAAATTTTACCTATACCAAAAAATATTAAAGGTAAAAAAATCTTTGATAGTAAATTAAATGGAACAATTAAAGATGTTCATATAAATAAAGATGACAAAATAATTGCGCTTAACGGCAATAACCAATGTTTAATAGAAAAAATTTCTGACTATACAAATAATAAAATTTCAAGCAAGATAATCGACTTAGAAATACCGCAATTGTTGGAAATTTCTTTCCTTAAAGTATGAACAGATGAAACAATAGAATTTAAAAATATGTTTACTGCTGAAGTAAGAAAAGAAGAGGAAGAAGTTTTTGCTTTAAGCGAACAAACTCTTGAGGAAAGTTCAAGAAAGTTAGAAGAACTTTTAAAGAAAATTAATGGAGGAAAATAA
- a CDS encoding energy-coupling factor transporter transmembrane component T family protein, producing the protein MKSIFGRYIPGNTFMYRIDPRIKVLLSILIIILIFIASSFIEIGLILLFVSFIYVLSTKKIRPVFKLLKLPLFISVILFFVNMYTVNSQTVFKNEYYVSYFWSFFTHSGKELEGISGQKVRWIDFYDPKIVGQDTINYYINTYGEYAKVQYGFSLNSLNRTLSLMSRIYIMVLTTSLLTNTTRPILLNKSIESLLWPLKFLLIPTHIVATIISIALRFIPTLVDEANRIIKAQSSRGVDFKHGNTKEKIVAFTTLIIPLFVSSFQKAEDLSNSMETRGYDPYEKRTKYRVFKLKWTDFLITFIFISILILFVLNHIIVQNSSFNPIEWSFNAYHIGHYTVPNIFIITKIVA; encoded by the coding sequence ATGAAAAGTATTTTCGGACGTTACATTCCAGGTAACACTTTTATGTATAGAATAGACCCTAGAATAAAAGTGTTACTAAGTATTTTAATAATAATTCTTATTTTTATTGCTAGCAGTTTTATAGAAATTGGATTAATACTTTTATTTGTTTCTTTTATTTATGTTTTATCAACAAAAAAAATTAGACCGGTATTTAAGTTATTAAAATTACCTTTATTTATATCCGTTATTTTGTTCTTTGTAAATATGTATACCGTTAATAGTCAGACAGTATTTAAGAATGAATATTATGTGTCGTATTTTTGATCTTTTTTCACTCATTCAGGAAAAGAGTTGGAAGGTATTTCGGGGCAAAAAGTTCGTTGAATAGATTTTTATGACCCAAAAATAGTTGGACAAGATACTATTAATTATTACATTAACACATATGGGGAATATGCTAAAGTTCAATATGGTTTTTCATTAAACTCGCTTAACAGAACTCTTTCATTAATGAGTAGAATATATATAATGGTTTTAACAACTAGTTTATTAACAAATACAACTAGACCTATCTTATTAAATAAATCGATAGAAAGTTTATTGTGACCTCTAAAATTTCTTTTAATACCCACTCATATTGTTGCAACAATAATTTCTATTGCATTAAGATTTATTCCTACCTTAGTAGATGAAGCAAACAGAATTATTAAGGCACAATCTTCAAGAGGTGTAGACTTTAAACATGGAAATACTAAGGAGAAAATTGTTGCTTTTACAACTTTAATCATCCCTCTTTTTGTTTCATCGTTCCAGAAAGCTGAAGACTTATCTAATTCAATGGAAACAAGAGGTTATGATCCTTATGAAAAAAGAACAAAGTATAGGGTTTTTAAGTTAAAATGAACAGACTTTTTAATTACATTTATATTTATTTCTATTTTAATTTTATTTGTTTTAAATCATATTATTGTTCAAAATTCTAGTTTTAATCCTATTGAATGAAGTTTTAATGCATATCATATTGGACATTATACTGTTCCTAATATTTTTATAATAACGAAAATAGTTGCATAA